The following coding sequences are from one Pseudomonas mendocina window:
- a CDS encoding SDR family NAD(P)-dependent oxidoreductase gives MSNVISSQPLPLAGKTALVTGGSRSIGAAIAKRLAADGAQVAFTYNGSPQQAKETAAAIESTGGRVLAIQADAADPEAVRAAVAQTVEAFGGLDILVNNAGIGVFSQFEETSFEDYQKMLAVNVTGVFVATQEAVRHMQAGGRVIHIASSVTKYAGVPGLAAYSLTKGAVAGFNRSLAHDLGPRGITVNSIHPGPVNTDMNPADSEVAQLLTPRMAVGRYGEPHEIASLVAFIASPQASFITGADILADGGLTS, from the coding sequence ATGAGCAACGTAATTTCTTCCCAACCCCTTCCTCTGGCCGGCAAAACGGCTCTCGTAACAGGCGGCTCTCGCTCCATCGGCGCAGCTATCGCCAAACGCCTGGCCGCCGACGGTGCGCAGGTTGCCTTCACCTACAATGGCTCGCCCCAACAGGCCAAGGAAACCGCAGCGGCCATCGAGTCGACAGGTGGTCGCGTGCTGGCGATCCAGGCCGACGCAGCCGATCCCGAGGCCGTGCGCGCCGCCGTCGCGCAGACAGTAGAAGCGTTCGGCGGCCTCGACATTCTGGTGAATAACGCCGGTATCGGCGTGTTCAGTCAGTTCGAAGAAACCAGCTTCGAGGATTACCAGAAGATGCTCGCGGTCAACGTGACCGGTGTATTCGTCGCCACCCAGGAAGCGGTAAGGCACATGCAGGCAGGCGGCCGCGTCATCCACATAGCCAGCTCGGTCACCAAGTACGCCGGCGTGCCCGGACTTGCCGCATACAGCCTGACCAAAGGCGCCGTCGCCGGTTTCAACCGCAGCCTGGCACATGATCTGGGGCCACGTGGGATCACGGTCAACAGCATCCACCCGGGGCCAGTGAACACCGACATGAACCCGGCCGATAGCGAGGTAGCCCAGCTCCTGACGCCTCGCATGGCAGTGGGTCGCTACGGAGAGCCACACGAAATTGCCAGCCTCGTGGCATTCATCGCCAGCCCGCAAGCCTCGTTCATCACCGGTGCGGACATCCTCGCAGACGGCGGGTTGACCTCCTGA
- a CDS encoding NADPH-dependent F420 reductase, with amino-acid sequence MPSIGIIGAGHIGAAFARALARRNIPAILANSRGPESLQGLVQSIGPSIRAGTREQAAAQSIVLVAVNWSKLPAALSGLADFAGRVVIDSNNPIEAPLFNPIDLHGRTSSEVFADLVPGAHVVKAFNHLNPRLLIADPAERGGRRVLFLAGDDNRAKNQVSALIDELGFAAIDLGELAEGGRLTQFPGGPLPSLELVQFG; translated from the coding sequence TTGCCCTCCATCGGCATCATCGGCGCCGGCCATATCGGCGCGGCCTTCGCTCGCGCCCTGGCGCGTCGGAACATTCCGGCAATCCTCGCCAACAGCCGTGGGCCAGAGAGCCTGCAAGGCCTGGTACAATCCATCGGCCCGAGCATCCGTGCCGGTACCCGTGAGCAGGCGGCAGCGCAGTCCATCGTGCTGGTCGCAGTGAACTGGTCGAAGCTGCCAGCCGCACTGTCCGGGCTTGCGGACTTCGCCGGGCGTGTCGTCATCGACAGCAACAACCCGATCGAAGCGCCGCTGTTCAACCCCATCGATCTGCATGGCCGCACCTCAAGCGAGGTGTTTGCCGACCTGGTGCCGGGCGCCCATGTAGTGAAGGCGTTCAACCACTTGAACCCCAGACTGCTCATCGCCGATCCCGCCGAGCGCGGCGGCCGACGTGTGCTGTTCCTGGCGGGTGACGACAATCGCGCGAAAAACCAGGTCAGCGCACTGATCGATGAGCTGGGCTTCGCCGCTATCGACCTTGGCGAGCTGGCCGAAGGTGGCCGCCTGACGCAATTCCCCGGTGGGCCGTTGCCCTCGCTCGAACTGGTGCAGTTCGGCTGA
- a CDS encoding MFS transporter, with protein sequence MPHTDSSAADTRSMSAAWWAVISLALGAFGLVTAEFLPISLLTPMAADLGVSNGAVGQAITATAVIAAFAGPLVVLFSGRLDRQKIVWGLMGMLVFSCILSAYASNITVLLIARGLLGFALGSFWAMMAALALRLVPPDKVPRAISIIMMGISLATIFAAPLGAYLGELWGWQATFLAASAIGVAALAIQMLTLPKLPAAAAPGLASFKAALTRRAVAIGIGTGLLVISGHFAALTFIRPFLEEVPRLDVATVSLALLAFGVSGFFGNLAGGAIAARSPAWAVSSCSFLIAAVALTLILFGTQADVAFVAIALWGFAFGAFPVSISIWNARAAADHAESAGALLSSTFQVAIAAGAVLGGLIIDSLDSQAVIVYAAAAAFAGAALMFIRGRAIERQHG encoded by the coding sequence ATGCCCCATACCGATTCATCTGCTGCTGACACCCGATCCATGTCTGCTGCGTGGTGGGCCGTCATCTCTCTTGCCCTGGGCGCCTTTGGCCTGGTCACGGCGGAATTCCTGCCGATCAGTCTGCTGACGCCGATGGCCGCCGACTTGGGTGTATCCAACGGCGCTGTGGGCCAGGCCATCACCGCCACGGCCGTGATCGCCGCATTCGCCGGGCCACTGGTGGTGCTGTTCTCGGGCCGCCTCGATCGGCAGAAGATCGTCTGGGGGTTGATGGGCATGCTGGTGTTCTCCTGCATCCTTTCGGCCTATGCCTCAAACATCACGGTACTACTGATCGCGCGTGGGCTGCTGGGCTTCGCCCTCGGCAGCTTCTGGGCCATGATGGCAGCGCTCGCCCTGCGCCTGGTGCCCCCGGACAAGGTGCCGCGAGCCATTTCGATCATCATGATGGGCATCTCGCTCGCAACCATCTTCGCTGCCCCACTGGGTGCCTACCTGGGAGAACTGTGGGGCTGGCAGGCAACCTTCCTGGCCGCGTCCGCTATTGGCGTGGCGGCGCTGGCGATCCAGATGCTGACCCTGCCCAAACTGCCGGCCGCCGCAGCGCCGGGCCTGGCGTCCTTCAAGGCGGCCCTGACGCGGCGCGCGGTCGCCATCGGCATCGGCACCGGGCTGTTGGTCATTTCCGGGCACTTCGCTGCTCTGACCTTCATCCGCCCCTTCCTCGAGGAGGTTCCACGCCTGGATGTCGCGACCGTCTCGCTTGCCTTGCTGGCCTTCGGTGTCAGCGGCTTTTTCGGCAACCTTGCCGGCGGCGCCATCGCGGCGCGCAGTCCGGCCTGGGCGGTCAGCAGCTGCTCGTTCCTGATCGCTGCCGTTGCACTCACGCTGATCCTGTTCGGCACGCAGGCCGACGTTGCCTTCGTCGCGATTGCGCTATGGGGCTTCGCCTTCGGCGCCTTCCCGGTATCGATCTCGATCTGGAACGCGCGTGCTGCCGCCGATCACGCGGAAAGCGCTGGCGCCCTGCTGTCATCGACCTTCCAGGTGGCCATTGCCGCAGGTGCGGTTCTAGGAGGGCTGATCATCGACAGCCTCGACTCGCAAGCCGTGATCGTCTATGCCGCGGCAGCAGCCTTCGCGGGCGCTGCCCTGATGTTCATCCGGGGTCGCGCAATCGAACGTCAGCACGGCTGA